From Bacillus basilensis, a single genomic window includes:
- a CDS encoding BC1881 family protein, whose translation MKKMLTKELSNELQKREGVISITVESYEKIEVGGIRVDGPAVILINQE comes from the coding sequence ATGAAAAAAATGTTAACAAAAGAATTAAGTAATGAATTACAGAAGCGAGAAGGCGTCATTTCTATTACAGTTGAGTCTTATGAAAAAATTGAAGTTGGTGGAATTCGTGTAGATGGACCAGCTGTTATTCTAATTAATCAAGAATAG
- a CDS encoding CarD family transcriptional regulator, producing the protein MFQIGDNIVYPMHGAGIIEAIEEKEFSGKKQQYYVIKMSISNMQVMIPMGKVLSSSIRPVTDILALKHIIHIFQHGESDKSLPWKQRYKVNTDKIKTGEIQKGAEVVRDLMRMKKEKALNTSEKKMLDNAHEFLISELGLIKGITENQIKSFC; encoded by the coding sequence ATGTTTCAAATTGGCGATAACATTGTTTATCCAATGCACGGAGCAGGTATAATTGAAGCCATAGAAGAAAAAGAATTCTCAGGAAAAAAACAACAGTATTATGTTATAAAAATGTCAATCAGTAATATGCAAGTCATGATTCCTATGGGTAAAGTACTAAGTTCGAGTATACGCCCAGTTACTGATATACTTGCATTAAAACACATTATACACATTTTTCAGCATGGGGAATCAGATAAATCATTGCCGTGGAAACAAAGGTATAAAGTGAACACGGACAAAATAAAAACGGGTGAAATACAAAAAGGTGCTGAAGTTGTACGTGATTTAATGCGTATGAAGAAAGAGAAGGCACTGAATACAAGCGAAAAAAAAATGTTGGATAACGCACATGAATTTTTGATTAGTGAACTAGGATTAATTAAAGGGATCACTGAAAATCAAATAAAAAGTTTCTGTTAA
- a CDS encoding acyl-ACP desaturase, with product MLTNDLDFRLEPRLKELYEQHKIRAQKIDWGYHEFLPWDKGMDFKRVPWDESQVTLPSGVITAIETALLTEVNLPWFTTYLSATFKGSLSVITDFIHTWTSEEDQHSNLLETYLLLTRSVNPKRIHELRKSVVEGGFEPDFHTPIEAMTYTTLQELATMVFYNNVAKVASKHDPDLATLLRRLAKDETLHYAFYRDVIRTHLELEPNYCYHIANVIKNFKMPGAVMPDFENRMAVIAKEANYGPLQYFDQVLDVVVDYWGLKDLRPIAPLAEKARIEILEYYTRLKKIRDRFGRF from the coding sequence ATGCTAACAAATGATTTAGATTTCCGATTAGAACCACGTTTAAAAGAACTGTATGAACAACATAAAATAAGAGCGCAGAAGATAGACTGGGGTTATCATGAGTTTTTACCATGGGATAAGGGCATGGACTTTAAAAGAGTTCCTTGGGATGAAAGTCAAGTTACTCTTCCTTCTGGTGTAATTACAGCAATTGAAACAGCTTTATTAACAGAAGTGAATTTACCATGGTTTACAACGTATTTATCTGCAACTTTTAAAGGATCCCTTTCTGTTATTACGGACTTTATTCACACATGGACTTCAGAAGAGGATCAACATTCGAATTTATTGGAGACATATTTACTACTCACTAGAAGTGTGAACCCTAAACGAATACATGAATTAAGAAAGTCAGTCGTTGAGGGTGGATTTGAGCCAGATTTTCATACACCAATCGAAGCCATGACGTATACGACGCTACAAGAACTTGCAACGATGGTGTTTTACAATAATGTGGCTAAGGTTGCAAGTAAGCATGATCCAGATCTTGCTACATTATTACGCCGTCTTGCAAAAGATGAAACGCTTCATTATGCGTTTTATCGAGACGTGATTCGAACACATTTAGAATTGGAACCTAATTATTGCTATCATATTGCCAATGTGATTAAGAATTTTAAAATGCCAGGTGCCGTCATGCCTGATTTTGAAAATAGAATGGCTGTGATTGCAAAAGAAGCGAATTATGGACCACTACAATATTTTGATCAAGTACTTGATGTAGTGGTTGATTATTGGGGGTTAAAAGACTTACGACCAATTGCACCTTTAGCTGAAAAAGCAAGAATTGAGATTTTGGAATACTACACAAGATTGAAAAAAATACGGGATCGATTTGGTCGTTTTTAA